Within Microterricola gilva, the genomic segment ATGGGGCGCCTGGAGCGGTAGTCGAGCAGCAGATCCGCATCGAACTCGGCGACGACGACGTGATTCATGGTTCCGAGCAGGTACTCGGTGAACTGGCCGACGGCCCCGCCGGCATCGGCGAAGCCCGTGAGCCCGGCGACGAGGTGCAGCCCTTCCGGCACACTCGCGGCATCCGGGGTCAATCGATACAGTTCACTCGCGTCGCGCATACCCTCATGCTATTCGCGTCGGGTGGCGCGGGCGCGGCGAGGCGGCCATGCCGTGAGCGAACACGGTATTCCCGGCAGTGCGCGGCTCGCAACTAACATCGAGACATGACCTTCTCCTCCCTTGCCGTTTCGTCTGCCCCCGCCACAAGCTCAGAGGCCGATGTCCTGCTGCTCGCCGCCGTCACCGTCGACGGTGCGGCCTTCATGCGGGCGCCCGCCGAGTTCGTCGAGCTCGACGAGCAGCTCGCGGCGTTGGGCTTCACCGGAGCGTCAGAACAGCTCGTGCGCATCCCGGCCTCCGTCGGCTCGGCGCGCAGCATCGCCATCGTCGGTCTCGGCAAGACCGTGTCGACCGAGAGCCTCCGCTCCGCCACTGCATCGGCCGTGCGCCGCCTGCTCGGCGTCGACAGCGTCGCCGTGGCCATCCCCGTCGCGGATGCCGCAGAGGCCGCAGCCGTGCTCGAGGGCGCGACCATCGGCAGCTACTCCTACACCGAGTACCGCCACAGCACGCTCGAGCGCACCAAGACGCCGGCCGAGCAGATCACCGTGCACCTGGAGCAGCATGCCCCGGTCGCCGAGCCGGTGGACGAGGACGAGGTCGACGACGCCCCCGTCCCGCTCGAGCTCGACGCCGACGCCCTGCTCGCCCGCGCCACCGCCGTCGGTGAGGCCTTCGCGCTCGTCAAGGACCTCGTCAACGCCCCGCCGTCCGACCTCTTCCCGGCCAGCCTCGCCGACCGCGCCGTCGCCGCGGCGGCCGAGCTGCCCGTCGAGCTCGAGATCTGGGACGAGCACGAGCTCGCAGCCGACGGCTTCGGCGGCATCCTCGGCGTCGGGCAGGGTTCCTCCCGTCCGCCGCGCCTGGTCAAGGTCAGTTACACCCCGGCCGACGCCGAGAAGCACCTCGCTCTCGTCGGCAAGGGCATCACGTTCGACACCGGCGGAATCTCGCTAAAGCCCGGCGCGTCGATGGTCGGCATGAAGTACGACATGACGGGAGCCGCCACGGTGCTCGCCGTCACGCTCGCCGCAGCCCAGCTCGCGCTGCCCGTGCGCGTGACCGCGTGGCTGTGCCTGGCCGAGAACATGCCGTCCGGCACGGCGACACGCCCGAACGATGTGCTGCGCATCCGCGGCGGCCAGACCGTCGAGGTGCTGAACACCGACGCGGAGGGTCGTCTCGTGCTGGCCGACGGCCTGGTCGCGGCATCCGAGGAACAGCCCGATGCGATCGTCGACGTCGCCACCCTCACCGGCGCGCAGATCGTTGCCCTCGGCAGCCGCTACACCGCCGTGATGGGCGATGACTCGCTGCTCGCCCGGGTGCTGCAGGCTGCGGAGAGCGCCGACGAGAAGGTGTGGCCGATGCCGTTGCCCGAGGAGCTGCGGGCGAGCATCGACTCGGATGTCGCCGACATCGCCAACGCCAAGATCGGCAACCCGGCAGGCGGAATGCTGCTCGCCGGCGTCTTCCTGCAGGAGTTCATCGGGAAGCGCGCTGACGGGGAAACCCTGATTCCCTGGGCTCACCTCGACATCGCGGGGCCGTCGCACAACGAGGGCGCAGCGTACGGTGCGACCGGAGCAGGCCCGACCGGCGTGACCATCCGGACCCTGCTCAAGCTGGCCGAGGAGCTTGCCCGCCCATAGTAGGGTTGTATGGGCAAGGAGGGCTTGCCACCACGCCTGCTCGTGGGTCACAAATCCACGGAGCAGAACAGGCCGATCGACCTGATGCACTATAGGGAGCAACTGAGTGTCCGAGCAGAATTTTGACATTGTCGTCCTCGGTGGAGGAAGTGGTGGCTACGCCGCCGCATTGCGAGCTGTACAGCTCGGCTTCACGGTGGCCCTGATTGAGAAGGACAAGCTCGGCGGCACCTGCCTGCACCGTGGCTGCGTCCCCACCAAGGCACTCCTGCACACCGCAGAGGTCGCCGACGTCGCCCGCGACGCCGCCAAGTACGGCGTCAACGCCACGCTCAACGGCATCGACATGACCGCCGTCAACGCTCACCGTGACGGCATCGTCACCAGCAAGTGGAAGGGCCTGCAGGGGCTCATCAAGGCTCGCGGCATCACCGTCATCGAGGGCGAAGGCCGTCTCGCCTCCCCCACGAGCGTCCAGGTCGGCGCCGACACGATCGTCGGCAAGCACGTCATCCTCGCCACCGGTTCCTACTCGCGCTCGCTGCCCGGCCTCGAGCTCGGCGGCCGCGTGATCACGAGTGAGCAGGCCCTGCAGCTCGACTACATCCCGAAGAAGGTCGCCGTGCTCGGCGGCGGCGTCATCGGCGTTGAGTTCGCCAGCGTCTGGAAGTCCTTCGGCGCCGACGTCACCATCATCGAGGCCCTTCCGCACCTCGTTCCGAACGAGGAAGAGTCGATCTCCAAGCAGCTCGAGCGCGCGTTCCGCA encodes:
- a CDS encoding leucyl aminopeptidase; this translates as MTFSSLAVSSAPATSSEADVLLLAAVTVDGAAFMRAPAEFVELDEQLAALGFTGASEQLVRIPASVGSARSIAIVGLGKTVSTESLRSATASAVRRLLGVDSVAVAIPVADAAEAAAVLEGATIGSYSYTEYRHSTLERTKTPAEQITVHLEQHAPVAEPVDEDEVDDAPVPLELDADALLARATAVGEAFALVKDLVNAPPSDLFPASLADRAVAAAAELPVELEIWDEHELAADGFGGILGVGQGSSRPPRLVKVSYTPADAEKHLALVGKGITFDTGGISLKPGASMVGMKYDMTGAATVLAVTLAAAQLALPVRVTAWLCLAENMPSGTATRPNDVLRIRGGQTVEVLNTDAEGRLVLADGLVAASEEQPDAIVDVATLTGAQIVALGSRYTAVMGDDSLLARVLQAAESADEKVWPMPLPEELRASIDSDVADIANAKIGNPAGGMLLAGVFLQEFIGKRADGETLIPWAHLDIAGPSHNEGAAYGATGAGPTGVTIRTLLKLAEELARP